One window from the genome of Acinetobacter lanii encodes:
- a CDS encoding IS3 family transposase (programmed frameshift), protein MKTSKFTDSQIMSILKQAESGTPVAALCREHGMSNATFYKWRAKYGGMDTSLMARLKELEAENTRLKKMYAEERLKAEIIQEAMGKKVVKPSCRRKMAHQVVAQHAISIRLACKAFGISETCYRYQAKLSDDNALIAEQLIELTEENTDWGFGLCFSYLRHVENHCWNHKRVYRIYCELALNLRIKPRRRLKRHAPEPLKEPIRENQVWSLDFMHDQLSDGRKYRLLNVIDDYRREGLAIEAGFSLPTIRVIRTLNQLLEWREKPLVIRCDNGPEFISHEFVRWATEHGIRIEYIQPGKPQQNAYIERYNRTIRYSWLSKHLFDTLDEVQDYATSWLWHYNHERPHQANKGKPPLMAA, encoded by the exons ATGAAAACATCGAAATTTACTGACAGTCAGATCATGTCCATCTTGAAGCAGGCGGAATCTGGCACACCTGTAGCCGCCCTTTGTCGTGAACACGGCATGAGTAATGCCACGTTTTATAAATGGCGTGCCAAATATGGCGGTATGGATACCTCATTGATGGCTCGACTGAAAGAGCTGGAAGCAGAAAATACCAGACTTAAAAAGATGTATGCGGAAGAACGATTAAAGGCAGAGATCATCCAGGAAGCGATGG GTAAAAAAGTGGTGAAGCCATCTTGCCGGCGTAAGATGGCACATCAGGTAGTTGCCCAGCATGCCATTAGTATTCGTTTGGCTTGTAAAGCATTTGGCATTAGTGAAACCTGCTACCGCTATCAAGCCAAACTCAGCGATGACAATGCATTAATTGCTGAACAGCTCATTGAACTCACTGAAGAAAATACAGATTGGGGATTTGGTCTGTGCTTCTCATATTTACGACATGTTGAGAATCACTGCTGGAATCACAAGCGGGTTTATCGCATTTACTGTGAGTTGGCACTGAATCTGCGTATTAAGCCAAGAAGAAGACTAAAAAGACATGCACCAGAACCACTAAAGGAACCAATCCGAGAAAATCAAGTTTGGTCATTAGATTTTATGCATGATCAGCTTTCCGATGGTCGAAAGTATCGGCTATTGAATGTAATTGATGATTACCGCCGCGAAGGCCTAGCCATTGAAGCAGGATTCTCATTGCCCACAATCAGGGTTATTCGTACGTTGAATCAGCTATTGGAATGGCGAGAAAAACCGTTAGTTATTCGGTGTGACAATGGCCCGGAGTTTATCAGTCATGAATTTGTACGTTGGGCTACTGAGCACGGCATTCGTATTGAATATATTCAACCGGGTAAGCCACAACAGAATGCATATATTGAACGTTATAATCGGACCATACGTTATAGCTGGCTGAGTAAACATTTATTTGATACTTTGGATGAAGTACAAGATTATGCAACGAGTTGGCTGTGGCATTACAACCATGAAAGACCACATCAAGCAAACAAAGGAAAGCCACCTCTAATGGCT
- a CDS encoding DEAD/DEAH box helicase family protein: MSELQYKPSARWIRYLRSYGPTPNNAVMFDEHVTKAARLAKIDPIELPIPLLPNILEAVHAEGGGSIIIAGTAGDGKTYHCRALWEAIGGDPSEWNDSHAAIKSLNINNDKKIYFVKDLSELNEQDGKFVLELLERSVLENDNKHILVIAANHGQILERLRKRSYKEFSTHPIRETLEQVFLQTGEGLSRLHVFDLSRSTHRKSLTDVLDILITHPEWEKCSNCYFQSSGKGCPISENRQRLLGATFESEQLRSRLSDLIDIARLNGSHLPVRDVLALCANILLGHAEVKDGLMRCDDIEKILNDGTFSKGSLYDNIMAKNLPNQRVGERPVFKALSSFQIGEETTNEIDGLLIYGRYDSELSPIYEDLIENDKQYGGSAYFKKAQEAYLEGDEYQKDNINQKLIQLLESQRRRLFFTLPDSGLGKNYFWNLSAYKYAASYLDLIKNLKNNQPIPEDIRQLITLGINRIMTGILVEEVENIIVATSGGFTESKVSVLTKEEIPARPTRRNTEGMLIRLNHNNRPLIDFHMEDDKDGVPFELTPIRFEFLARVANGILPNSFSSECLEDLLALKSKLLRRVEQIQLEFGDSYIAYNINTLSLKFVNDGFSHGSKHISVRLDK; the protein is encoded by the coding sequence ATGTCAGAATTACAATATAAGCCATCTGCGAGATGGATACGTTATTTGCGTAGTTACGGTCCGACTCCAAATAATGCAGTTATGTTTGATGAACATGTTACGAAAGCAGCGCGTCTAGCTAAAATTGATCCAATAGAATTACCTATCCCATTGCTACCTAATATTTTAGAAGCAGTACATGCAGAGGGCGGCGGATCTATTATCATTGCAGGAACAGCTGGAGATGGGAAAACTTATCACTGTCGTGCATTATGGGAAGCAATAGGAGGAGATCCTTCTGAGTGGAATGATTCACACGCAGCAATTAAAAGTTTAAATATTAATAATGATAAAAAAATATATTTTGTAAAAGATTTAAGTGAATTAAATGAACAAGATGGAAAATTTGTTCTTGAACTATTAGAGAGATCCGTTTTAGAAAACGACAATAAACATATTCTAGTAATTGCTGCCAATCATGGGCAAATTTTAGAACGTTTACGAAAACGATCATACAAAGAATTTTCTACCCACCCAATACGAGAAACTTTAGAGCAAGTTTTTCTGCAAACTGGTGAAGGGCTTTCAAGGTTACATGTATTTGACTTAAGCCGTAGTACTCATCGTAAGTCATTAACTGATGTGCTAGATATATTAATTACCCATCCTGAATGGGAAAAATGTTCAAATTGTTATTTTCAAAGTAGTGGGAAAGGCTGCCCAATCAGTGAAAATCGTCAACGCTTACTTGGTGCAACATTCGAATCTGAACAGTTACGCTCACGTTTATCCGATTTAATTGATATTGCTAGGTTAAATGGCTCGCATTTACCTGTTCGTGATGTACTTGCTTTATGTGCAAATATTTTGCTTGGTCATGCTGAGGTTAAAGATGGACTGATGCGTTGTGATGATATTGAGAAAATACTAAATGATGGAACATTTTCTAAGGGAAGTTTGTATGACAATATCATGGCAAAAAATTTACCTAATCAGAGAGTAGGAGAACGCCCTGTTTTTAAAGCTTTATCTTCTTTTCAAATAGGTGAAGAAACAACAAATGAAATTGATGGGTTATTAATTTATGGTCGCTACGATAGTGAATTATCTCCAATCTATGAAGACCTTATCGAAAATGATAAACAGTATGGTGGTTCAGCATATTTTAAAAAAGCCCAAGAAGCTTATTTAGAAGGTGATGAATACCAAAAAGATAATATTAATCAAAAGCTTATTCAGTTGTTAGAAAGCCAACGCCGTCGATTGTTCTTTACATTGCCTGATAGTGGTTTAGGTAAAAACTATTTTTGGAATCTAAGTGCATACAAATATGCTGCTTCTTATTTAGATCTTATTAAAAATCTCAAAAATAATCAGCCCATTCCTGAGGATATACGTCAATTAATTACATTGGGTATTAATCGTATTATGACGGGAATTTTAGTGGAAGAAGTAGAAAATATTATAGTTGCAACATCTGGAGGCTTTACAGAATCAAAAGTAAGCGTACTAACTAAAGAAGAAATACCAGCGCGTCCTACAAGAAGAAACACAGAGGGGATGCTGATCAGATTGAATCATAATAATAGGCCATTAATTGATTTCCATATGGAAGATGATAAGGATGGTGTTCCTTTTGAGTTAACACCAATTAGATTCGAATTTCTGGCGAGAGTTGCCAATGGAATCTTACCTAATAGTTTTTCTAGTGAGTGTTTGGAAGATCTATTAGCTTTAAAGTCAAAACTCTTACGAAGAGTTGAGCAAATACAACTCGAGTTTGGTGATAGCTACATAGCTTATAACATTAATACGCTGTCTTTAAAATTTGTGAATGATGGGTTTAGTCATGGTTCTAAACATATATCAGTGAGATTAGATAAATGA
- a CDS encoding cysteine desulfurase family protein, with the protein MSKNICLNLKKKRCLKYLFFIRSKMIYLDFAASTPLLPSVKKELFRAFEEEYSNPSSAHKLGRSSAEKIENVREKIADSIGSYKSEIIFTSGASESNNLAIKGYVLANQKKGKHIITSSIEHKCILSICTFLEKEHGYEVSYISPKNDGVIDAEDVIKAIRPDTVLISIMHVNNELGTIQPIEKIGKVCFEKDIKFHVDAAQSYKKIAIDVDELNIDFLSISSHKIYGPKGIGALYIRDLRETKIQAVIHGAGQEYGLRGGTLATPLILGFGTAVQDQTIENSFEKVSKINSLVRLRVSEIGGALNTPTENHIPHILNIRLPKFDASLFVGNSDFLCSQGSACSSITIEMSHVLMEIGLSTTDALSSLRLSLDHQVSPNIIDKLLINLSK; encoded by the coding sequence ATGAGTAAGAATATTTGCTTAAATCTAAAAAAAAAGAGATGCTTGAAATATCTGTTTTTTATTAGATCAAAGATGATTTATTTAGATTTCGCAGCATCTACGCCACTTCTACCATCTGTTAAAAAAGAATTATTTCGAGCATTTGAAGAAGAATACTCAAACCCATCTTCTGCTCACAAATTAGGTCGTTCTTCAGCAGAAAAAATAGAGAATGTGAGAGAAAAAATTGCAGATTCGATCGGATCCTATAAAAGTGAAATCATCTTCACAAGTGGAGCTTCCGAGTCTAACAATTTAGCAATCAAAGGATATGTACTAGCTAATCAAAAGAAAGGTAAACATATCATTACTTCTTCTATAGAACATAAATGTATCCTTTCCATTTGCACTTTCTTAGAAAAAGAACACGGTTATGAAGTTAGTTATATTTCTCCAAAAAATGATGGAGTTATTGATGCAGAGGATGTAATTAAAGCGATCAGGCCAGATACAGTTCTTATTAGCATTATGCATGTTAATAATGAACTCGGAACTATTCAACCTATCGAAAAGATTGGAAAAGTTTGTTTTGAAAAAGACATCAAATTCCATGTTGATGCAGCTCAGTCCTATAAGAAAATTGCTATTGATGTTGACGAGCTCAACATTGATTTCCTTTCTATTTCATCACACAAAATTTATGGTCCTAAAGGAATTGGTGCACTTTATATTAGAGACTTACGAGAAACTAAAATTCAAGCAGTTATTCATGGAGCTGGTCAAGAATACGGTTTAAGAGGTGGTACTTTGGCTACACCATTAATTTTAGGTTTTGGAACTGCTGTACAAGACCAAACTATTGAAAATAGTTTTGAAAAAGTGAGTAAAATAAACTCCTTAGTAAGATTAAGGGTTTCCGAAATTGGCGGAGCATTAAATACTCCAACTGAAAATCATATACCTCATATCTTAAATATCCGCTTACCAAAGTTTGATGCCTCACTTTTTGTAGGAAATTCAGACTTTTTATGTTCCCAAGGTTCTGCCTGTTCTTCAATAACAATTGAAATGTCTCATGTACTTATGGAAATTGGTTTAAGTACTACCGACGCACTCTCGAGTTTAAGATTAAGTCTTGATCATCAAGTTTCACCCAATATAATTGATAAATTATTAATTAATTTAAGTAAATAA
- a CDS encoding phospholipase D-like domain-containing protein codes for MQSENTSSLVHSVVNTFTSDIDDVFFNPALRNAISYDCMIGYFNSSSFQIIAKSLLIFLKSNLDTKMRFIVSPNLSKDDLQIILKWYKDPK; via the coding sequence ATGCAAAGCGAAAATACAAGCTCTTTAGTGCACTCAGTTGTAAATACCTTTACAAGTGATATAGATGATGTGTTTTTTAATCCTGCACTAAGAAATGCTATTAGCTATGATTGTATGATTGGTTATTTCAACAGCTCCTCATTTCAAATTATTGCTAAATCTTTACTAATTTTTTTAAAGTCTAATTTAGATACTAAAATGCGCTTTATAGTAAGCCCTAACCTTAGTAAAGATGACCTTCAAATTATCTTAAAATGGTACAAAGATCCTAAATGA